Proteins encoded within one genomic window of Lactococcus garvieae:
- a CDS encoding Rgg/GadR/MutR family transcriptional regulator, which produces MVYKKYGEVFKKLRLQHHLLLSDFERVGLSKSTLSYFENGKSMISLDKLDLALQEMHTTFRSYMLMINNDEEDYWLSQFKEMEQSYFSNDQDNLQKIYRKNIKYDMEENQVIALSAKACYAQLSTDEVHYIENKLKSYEVWHSYEMYILVNTLEEINPDLLYSLIERILSQNSQYLKEITEFRNLLIRLVIRTILSMIRRGQKNFSEKLIHELDKLTLVFDTYVRISSIFVNGCWIYKFEDKNMGMKLVSRVLKILSEIDALELREIFKNNFEQIKLSNGN; this is translated from the coding sequence ATGGTTTATAAAAAATATGGTGAAGTCTTTAAAAAATTGCGCTTACAGCACCATTTACTTTTAAGTGATTTCGAACGTGTAGGTTTATCAAAATCAACCTTGTCTTATTTTGAAAATGGTAAATCAATGATTTCTTTAGATAAGTTGGATCTCGCTCTACAAGAAATGCATACAACATTCCGTTCTTATATGTTAATGATTAATAACGATGAGGAAGATTACTGGCTGTCACAGTTCAAAGAAATGGAGCAAAGCTATTTTAGTAATGATCAGGACAATCTCCAAAAAATATACCGTAAAAATATAAAATACGACATGGAAGAAAATCAAGTGATTGCGCTCTCCGCAAAAGCTTGCTATGCACAACTTTCCACGGATGAAGTACATTATATAGAAAATAAGCTTAAATCTTATGAGGTTTGGCATAGTTATGAAATGTATATTCTAGTGAATACATTAGAAGAAATTAATCCTGACTTATTATATAGCCTTATAGAGAGAATTTTATCCCAAAATAGTCAATACTTAAAAGAAATCACTGAATTTAGAAATCTATTAATTAGACTCGTTATCCGGACAATTCTTTCCATGATTAGAAGAGGACAAAAGAATTTTTCAGAAAAGTTAATACATGAATTAGATAAATTAACGCTTGTGTTTGATACATATGTCAGAATATCTTCAATTTTTGTAAATGGTTGTTGGATTTATAAGTTTGAAGATAAAAATATGGGAATGAAACTGGTCAGTAGAGTTCTAAAAATATTATCGGAAATAGATGCTTTGGAGTTACGGGAAATTTTTAAAAATAATTTTGAACAAATAAAATTATCGAA
- a CDS encoding tryptophan transporter — MNKKTKSSNIIALTPVLIIIGQILNVITPSIAGIIRPDFSLAFLFLCVMIKPTVKQTFLASGLVIITSMVLGSNPIFQIPSAFDRTLSALVCLLIYKLIIKSSPKLFLMKVGVTYFISTLVSGSVYVLSVYFFGKLLHISELMIVFKMGLPVLFITVVSTAFVNYFLGILLYKIVSMISKDKYLISYSSLKY, encoded by the coding sequence ATGAACAAAAAAACTAAATCATCAAATATTATTGCCCTCACTCCTGTGCTGATTATTATCGGTCAAATTTTAAATGTAATTACCCCCAGTATCGCTGGTATTATTCGTCCCGATTTTTCATTAGCATTTTTATTCTTATGTGTAATGATAAAGCCCACAGTAAAGCAAACTTTCTTAGCAAGTGGTCTTGTCATTATCACATCTATGGTGCTGGGAAGTAATCCGATTTTTCAAATACCCTCTGCTTTTGACCGCACTCTATCAGCTTTAGTCTGCCTGCTTATTTATAAATTAATCATCAAATCCTCTCCAAAATTATTTTTGATGAAGGTAGGTGTAACTTACTTCATTTCTACTCTCGTAAGTGGCTCTGTCTATGTTCTTTCAGTTTATTTCTTTGGCAAGCTCCTCCATATTTCTGAATTAATGATTGTCTTTAAAATGGGACTTCCCGTACTTTTCATCACGGTTGTCTCAACTGCTTTTGTGAACTATTTCTTAGGAATACTCCTCTATAAAATAGTTTCTATGATTTCAAAAGATAAATATCTTATCTCGTATTCATCACTTAAATATTAA
- a CDS encoding nitroreductase family protein, protein MTTNRVNNDFSEITFGRKSVRVYDETYKISHEEMLEMIQEATTAPSSVNMQPWRFVVVESDEEKEKLKPLIRFNTRQNETSSAMVLIFGDMLCYELGEEIYNQAVEEGKMPPEVRDQQLETIIPYYQSFTKEVMNDVVKVDSSLAAMQFMLIARAHGYETNPIGGFESDQLAEAFGLDEKRYVPVIILSVGKAKETGYESVRLPAEKITEFK, encoded by the coding sequence ATGACAACGAATAGAGTAAATAACGATTTCTCAGAAATCACTTTTGGCAGAAAATCAGTACGAGTTTATGATGAAACATATAAAATCTCACATGAAGAAATGTTAGAAATGATTCAAGAGGCAACAACAGCACCATCATCTGTAAATATGCAACCTTGGCGCTTTGTAGTGGTTGAAAGCGATGAAGAAAAGGAAAAGCTAAAGCCTTTGATTCGCTTTAATACCCGCCAAAACGAAACTTCTTCGGCCATGGTCCTTATATTTGGAGATATGTTGTGTTATGAATTAGGTGAAGAAATTTATAACCAAGCTGTGGAAGAAGGCAAAATGCCTCCTGAAGTGAGAGATCAACAACTGGAAACAATCATCCCTTATTATCAAAGTTTTACTAAAGAAGTAATGAATGATGTGGTTAAAGTTGACTCTAGCTTAGCTGCGATGCAATTTATGCTAATCGCGCGTGCACATGGTTATGAAACAAATCCTATTGGAGGATTTGAGTCAGACCAGTTGGCAGAAGCTTTTGGCTTGGACGAAAAGCGCTATGTCCCTGTTATCATTTTGTCAGTTGGTAAAGCTAAAGAAACTGGTTATGAATCAGTACGCTTACCTGCTGAAAAGATTACTGAATTTAAATAA
- a CDS encoding MarR family winged helix-turn-helix transcriptional regulator, with protein MDLRQMSQLFYQLKLANQEMTTKFEKETGFSITRYELMMFLKENGQCSQGELQNNLKIDSAAITRHLKILETKGYVARERNKQNNREVFVTITECSKEALESCEREYNSSENKLKLPFTAQEESLFLELLTRLTEEKEK; from the coding sequence ATGGACCTTAGACAGATGAGCCAGCTCTTTTATCAGCTCAAACTTGCAAATCAAGAGATGACGACAAAGTTTGAAAAAGAGACTGGCTTCAGTATTACTCGTTATGAACTCATGATGTTTTTGAAAGAGAACGGGCAATGTTCTCAGGGAGAATTACAAAACAATTTAAAAATAGATAGTGCTGCCATTACACGGCACTTGAAAATACTAGAAACCAAAGGTTACGTCGCTCGTGAAAGAAATAAACAAAATAATCGAGAAGTTTTTGTAACTATCACAGAATGTTCAAAAGAAGCTTTGGAATCCTGTGAAAGAGAGTATAACTCTTCAGAAAATAAATTAAAGTTGCCTTTCACAGCTCAGGAAGAAAGTTTGTTTCTTGAGTTATTGACAAGGTTAACAGAAGAAAAGGAAAAATAA
- a CDS encoding GNAT family N-acetyltransferase — MKLEIRELDQKDYQKAIKFAVKGMSFDRYGENPSIINMYGKYFLYLELSKATQVIAAYMEDELVGLLLAEVYGEPKIKQTLGQKLYIKAFGFLQSLYASGGLGTYEATNKDLLNIYKSKTQPDGEILFLAADPDKKIKGVGTTLLKELEAREPGKEIFLYTDSGCTYQFYEHKGFVLEGARDIQLKIGKSKTDLTAMLFSKRLTQR; from the coding sequence ATGAAGCTTGAAATACGTGAATTAGACCAAAAAGATTACCAAAAAGCTATAAAATTTGCTGTAAAGGGCATGAGCTTTGACCGATATGGGGAAAATCCATCTATCATCAATATGTATGGTAAATACTTCCTCTATCTAGAATTATCAAAGGCCACCCAAGTTATTGCAGCCTATATGGAGGATGAATTGGTTGGTTTATTGCTCGCAGAAGTTTATGGAGAACCGAAAATTAAGCAAACTTTGGGACAAAAGCTATATATAAAAGCTTTTGGCTTCTTACAATCTCTTTATGCAAGTGGTGGCCTCGGGACATATGAAGCCACAAATAAGGACCTTCTGAATATCTACAAAAGCAAAACACAGCCTGATGGTGAAATTTTATTCTTAGCTGCCGATCCAGATAAAAAAATAAAAGGTGTGGGTACAACTTTGCTGAAAGAACTAGAAGCACGAGAACCAGGTAAAGAAATATTTTTATATACAGATTCGGGATGTACTTACCAATTTTATGAACACAAAGGTTTCGTTTTAGAAGGCGCGCGTGATATTCAGTTAAAAATTGGAAAAAGTAAAACAGACTTAACCGCTATGCTTTTTAGTAAAAGATTGACTCAGAGATAA